In Fusarium oxysporum f. sp. lycopersici 4287 chromosome 2, whole genome shotgun sequence, a genomic segment contains:
- a CDS encoding synaptobrevin, protein MKLHYIGILRNESQPAHEIVAEKELSSYSRFTRNNYGEFMTLFAKTVAERTRPGQRQDVEEQDYTFHAYGRTEGVCGIIISDHQYPALVAHQLLSKVVDEFLSKNPRSSWATGTPTLSMPELKEYLTKYQDPQQADSILKIQKELDETKIVLHKTIESVLQRGEKIDDLVAKSDGLSAQSKMFYQQAKKQNSCCILM, encoded by the exons ATGAAACTGCATTACATCGGC ATCCTTCGCAACGAGAGCCAGCCGGCTCATGAGATCGTCGCTGAGAAGGAACTCAGCAGCTACTCGCGATTCACCCGCAACAA CTATGGCGAATTCATGACCCTATTCGCAAAGACCGTCGCCGAGCGCACCCGCCCTGGACAGCGacaggatgttgaggagcaAG ACTACACTTTCCACGCCTACGGCCGAACCGAGGGTGTCtgcggcatcatcatctccgaTCACCAGTATCCTGCCCTCGTGGCACATCAGCTTCTTAGCAAGGTCGTCGACGAGTTCCTCTCCAAGAACCCCCGCTCCAGCTGGGCCACCGGCACACCCACTCTCTCCATGCCCGAGCTGAAGGAGTACCTCACAAAGTACCAGGATCCCCAGCAGGCCGACAGCATCCTCAAGATTCAGAAGGAGCTTGACGAGACTAAGATTGTTCTCCACAAGACCATCGAGAGTGTGCTACAGCGTGGAGAGAAGATCGACGATCTAGTGGCTAAGAGTGACGGTCTTAGCGCCCAAAGCAAGATGTTTTACC AGCAAGCCAAGAAGCAGAACTCGTGCTGTATTTTGATGTAA
- a CDS encoding profilin: MSWQAYIDSSLVGSGHIDKGAIISAAGDSAWASSPDLQLKPEEMKAISAIVGGDSAAKDKAFAEGLYIAGERYVMARAEDRSIYARSGRLGVAVAKTGQAIVIGHHGEAQVAGNATSTVEGLADYLIKSGY, from the exons ATGTCGTGGCAAG CATACATTGACTCAAG CCTCGTCGGCTCCGGTCACATTGACAAGGGCGCCATCATCAGTGCTGCTGGCGACAGCGcctgggcttcttctcctgacCTCCAG ctcaagcctgaggagatgaaggccATCTCTGCCATCGTCGGCGGTGACTCGGCTGCCAAGGACAAGGCTTTCGCTGAGGGTCTCTACATTGCCGGCGAGCGTTACGTTATGGCCCGAGCCGAGGACCGGAGTATCTACGCCCGATCG GGCCGCCTCGGTGTTGCTGTTGCGAAGACTGGTCAGGCCATCGTCATCGGCCACCACGGTGAGGCCCAGGTCGCCGGCAACGCCACCTCTACCGTCGAAGGTCTTGCCGACTACCTCATCAAGTCAGGATACTAG